From Novosphingobium decolorationis, one genomic window encodes:
- a CDS encoding PilZ domain-containing protein, with protein sequence MYAGNPGDRLSGRHEVLLSARCRKSPWKVFDVEIGNLGTGGCSILRSRESFAQGEEVTLRFAHLKPRKARVRWVREGAVGIEFVHALAPATITDLNARYGLSMAVPQDPA encoded by the coding sequence ATGTACGCCGGAAATCCCGGTGATCGGCTGTCCGGTCGCCATGAGGTGCTGCTGAGCGCGCGCTGCCGCAAGTCCCCCTGGAAGGTCTTTGATGTCGAGATCGGCAATCTGGGAACTGGCGGCTGCTCGATCCTGCGGAGCCGGGAGAGCTTTGCGCAAGGCGAGGAAGTCACGTTGCGATTCGCCCATCTCAAGCCGCGCAAGGCGCGCGTACGCTGGGTGCGCGAAGGGGCCGTCGGCATCGAATTCGTGCACGCACTTGCGCCGGCAACGATAACCGATCTCAATGCCCGCTACGGACTGTCCATGGCTGTGCCACAGGATCCGGCGTGA
- the rodA gene encoding rod shape-determining protein RodA, giving the protein MSLMNLPAVFARQPWIVLIPLFALVGLGGAVLYSAAGGSLHPYAQSHVLRFGLFLVMAFVISMFSRNFFRIMAYPTYALILMLLVLVELVGAVGIGVGSGSQRWLDLGFMTLQPSELMKPGIVLVLAKFYETLPAPLTRSWRGLVPACILIGIPAVFVLIQPDLGTALAICFGGVVIMFLAGLPISWFFGATVPLIAIVPAAFFFVLHDYQRKRVLTLFDPEADPQGDGYHIIQSKIAIGSGGVFGKGFGNGSQSHLQYLPEAHTDFVFATMAEEWGMVGGLFVIAVFAIILGWGLRVAAKAPDRFSSLLAAGMSTTIFFYVAINLMMVMGMAPVVGIPLPWMSHGGTSMLTNMICLGVLLAVNRWNRGPSSFT; this is encoded by the coding sequence ATGAGCCTCATGAACCTGCCCGCGGTCTTTGCACGCCAGCCCTGGATCGTGCTCATACCGCTCTTCGCGCTCGTGGGCCTGGGCGGCGCCGTGCTCTATTCGGCGGCCGGGGGCAGTCTGCACCCCTATGCACAGAGCCATGTCCTGCGTTTTGGCCTGTTCCTGGTGATGGCCTTCGTCATCTCGATGTTCAGCCGCAATTTCTTCCGGATCATGGCCTATCCGACCTACGCCCTGATCCTGATGCTGCTCGTGCTGGTCGAACTGGTCGGCGCGGTCGGCATCGGTGTCGGCAGCGGCAGCCAGCGCTGGCTGGACCTCGGCTTCATGACGCTCCAGCCCTCCGAGCTGATGAAGCCGGGTATCGTCCTCGTCCTGGCCAAGTTCTACGAGACCCTTCCCGCGCCGCTTACCCGCAGCTGGCGCGGCCTCGTGCCTGCCTGCATCCTGATTGGCATTCCCGCCGTTTTCGTGCTGATCCAGCCTGATCTGGGAACAGCGCTCGCCATCTGCTTTGGCGGCGTCGTCATCATGTTTCTCGCAGGGCTCCCGATCAGCTGGTTCTTCGGCGCGACGGTTCCGCTGATCGCCATCGTCCCCGCGGCCTTCTTCTTCGTGCTCCACGACTACCAGAGGAAGCGCGTCCTGACGCTGTTCGACCCCGAGGCTGATCCGCAAGGCGATGGCTACCACATCATCCAGTCCAAGATTGCGATCGGATCGGGCGGCGTGTTCGGCAAGGGCTTTGGCAACGGTTCGCAGAGCCACCTGCAATATCTTCCCGAGGCCCATACCGACTTCGTCTTCGCCACCATGGCCGAGGAATGGGGCATGGTGGGCGGCCTCTTCGTGATCGCGGTCTTCGCGATCATCCTGGGCTGGGGGCTGCGCGTGGCGGCCAAGGCTCCGGACCGCTTCTCGAGCCTGCTGGCCGCCGGAATGAGCACGACGATCTTCTTCTACGTCGCCATCAATCTGATGATGGTGATGGGCATGGCGCCAGTCGTTGGCATCCCGCTTCCGTGGATGAGCCATGGCGGAACCTCGATGCTCACCAACATGATCTGCCTGGGCGTTCTGCTCGCCGTAAACCGCTGGAACCGTGGACCTTCGTCATTCACCTGA
- the mrdA gene encoding penicillin-binding protein 2, whose protein sequence is MKFRFRRAKPKPHISNGILRNSFDRRTVVLGSVQGGVACLLAARLGYLAVFENEKYQLEAESNRVNLSLIAPRRGWILDRHGTPLASNRADFRVDVIPERMHDKAETVAMLGDLLDLTPVARQDLQDKLEDARGFAPVQVASGLDLDRFSAVSVRLPELPGVVTQRGYSRYYPDGVNVGHLIGYVGAASAEEYEKDRDPLLLTPGYKVGKDGLEKVFEKELRGKPGARRTEVTARGRIIRDLETRDDIPGDTVKLTIDAGLQSYAARRIGTESGSVVVMDCHNGDILAMASMPSFDPNSFSDGIGRLEWKMLSDDDHVPLRNKVLRGLYPPGSTVKPMVSLAFREAGLDPNETVYCGGGLRVGNRVFHCWNRRGHGQVDMAKGIYQSCDVYFYAMVQRMGMDVIAAMARKLGLGQEFDLPVVGQSYGTVPDPAWKLRKYEREWQTFDSVNATIGQGYFLVNPLQQAVMASRIASGLNLQPRLIHTGKPQHAESLGIPQDHLDYVHKAMSDVVNGPGTAHRAALPMKDVLLAGKTGTAQVVSLSISNGKTGPFKYRDHGHFICFAPWDKPRYACAVAIEHGGGSGAAYPIARDVMTYLWDKEAAMERLTEYESQWGGTAQERADSRYGSYVRQYGVSAPKVSTEQEAEAVRDAENTQSQPQPIMSEAQSPRPEPVASPSANASPDTSDAAPSATTSAGQSTQ, encoded by the coding sequence ATGAAATTCCGCTTTCGCCGCGCCAAGCCCAAGCCCCACATTTCCAACGGCATCCTGCGCAACAGCTTCGACCGGCGCACCGTCGTGCTCGGCTCGGTCCAGGGCGGGGTCGCTTGCCTTCTCGCCGCGCGCCTCGGCTACCTCGCCGTGTTCGAGAACGAGAAGTACCAGCTCGAGGCCGAGAGCAACCGCGTCAACCTCTCGCTGATCGCGCCGCGCCGGGGCTGGATCCTCGACCGGCATGGCACCCCACTTGCTTCCAACCGCGCCGACTTTCGCGTCGACGTGATCCCCGAGCGCATGCACGACAAGGCCGAGACCGTCGCGATGCTCGGCGATCTTCTCGACCTCACCCCGGTCGCGCGGCAGGACCTGCAGGACAAGCTTGAGGACGCCCGCGGCTTTGCCCCGGTACAGGTTGCAAGCGGACTCGATCTCGACCGTTTCTCGGCCGTCAGCGTGCGCCTGCCCGAACTGCCCGGCGTCGTTACCCAGCGTGGTTACTCGCGCTATTACCCCGACGGCGTGAACGTAGGCCACCTTATCGGTTATGTCGGTGCTGCCTCTGCCGAGGAGTACGAGAAGGACCGTGATCCGCTGCTCCTGACGCCGGGCTACAAGGTCGGCAAGGACGGCCTGGAAAAGGTGTTCGAGAAGGAACTGCGCGGCAAGCCGGGCGCCCGGCGCACCGAAGTCACCGCGCGCGGACGCATCATCCGCGACCTCGAGACACGCGACGACATTCCCGGCGACACCGTCAAGCTCACCATCGATGCGGGCCTGCAGTCCTATGCCGCACGGCGCATCGGCACCGAGTCCGGCTCGGTTGTCGTGATGGACTGCCACAACGGCGACATCCTCGCGATGGCTTCGATGCCCAGCTTCGATCCCAACAGCTTCTCCGACGGCATCGGCCGCCTGGAATGGAAGATGCTGTCGGATGACGACCACGTGCCTTTGCGCAACAAGGTCCTGCGCGGGCTCTACCCGCCCGGCTCCACCGTCAAGCCAATGGTCAGCCTCGCCTTCCGCGAAGCCGGCCTTGACCCGAACGAGACCGTCTATTGCGGCGGCGGCCTGCGCGTGGGCAACCGCGTGTTCCACTGCTGGAACCGGCGTGGCCACGGCCAGGTCGACATGGCCAAGGGCATCTACCAGAGCTGCGACGTCTATTTCTACGCGATGGTCCAGCGCATGGGCATGGACGTCATTGCCGCGATGGCGCGCAAGCTGGGCCTCGGGCAGGAGTTCGACCTGCCCGTCGTCGGCCAGTCCTACGGCACGGTGCCTGACCCGGCCTGGAAGCTGCGCAAGTACGAGCGCGAGTGGCAGACCTTCGATTCGGTGAACGCCACCATCGGCCAGGGCTACTTCCTCGTGAACCCGCTGCAGCAGGCGGTCATGGCCTCGCGCATCGCAAGCGGCCTTAACCTGCAGCCGCGCCTGATCCACACCGGTAAGCCGCAGCACGCCGAATCGCTGGGTATCCCGCAGGACCACCTCGACTACGTCCACAAGGCGATGTCGGACGTGGTCAACGGCCCCGGCACGGCACACCGCGCCGCGCTGCCCATGAAGGACGTGCTGCTCGCGGGCAAGACGGGTACGGCCCAGGTCGTTAGCCTCAGCATCTCGAACGGCAAGACCGGCCCCTTCAAGTACCGCGACCACGGCCACTTCATCTGCTTCGCGCCCTGGGACAAGCCCCGCTACGCCTGCGCCGTTGCCATCGAGCACGGCGGCGGCTCGGGCGCGGCCTACCCCATCGCGCGCGACGTGATGACCTACCTGTGGGACAAGGAGGCCGCGATGGAGCGTCTCACCGAATATGAGAGCCAGTGGGGCGGCACCGCGCAGGAACGCGCCGATTCGCGCTACGGCTCCTATGTTCGGCAGTACGGCGTCTCGGCTCCCAAGGTCTCGACCGAACAGGAAGCCGAAGCCGTGCGCGACGCTGAAAACACGCAGAGCCAGCCCCAACCCATCATGAGCGAAGCCCAGAGCCCCCGCCCCGAGCCGGTTGCATCGCCAAGCGCGAACGCATCGCCGGATACGTCGGACGCAGCGCCCTCCGCCACCACCAGTGCCGGGCAGTCCACGCAATGA
- the mreD gene encoding rod shape-determining protein MreD, producing MLEGPTTRRDDGPRPRINRAPSPILAQVVPWLSVVLATIVPTWFVIASAPMFPPFGFLTFLAWRQLRPGLLPLWAGLPLGLVDDLFSGQPFGSAVLLWSLAAIAIDNLEERFPWRNFATEWLVATSLIILYILGSYLLSNLVAANAPIHVVVPQLVISIFAYPLIGRLVAVLDRLRLTAVRITR from the coding sequence GTGCTCGAAGGCCCCACGACGCGCCGCGACGATGGGCCGCGTCCGCGGATCAACCGGGCCCCCTCCCCGATCCTGGCCCAGGTCGTGCCCTGGCTGTCGGTGGTGCTGGCCACGATCGTTCCGACCTGGTTCGTGATCGCCTCGGCCCCGATGTTCCCCCCGTTCGGGTTCCTGACCTTCCTTGCCTGGCGCCAGTTGCGCCCGGGGCTCTTGCCGCTGTGGGCGGGCCTGCCGCTCGGCCTCGTTGACGATCTGTTTTCGGGTCAACCCTTCGGTTCCGCGGTGCTGCTATGGTCGCTCGCGGCCATCGCCATCGACAACCTGGAAGAGCGCTTCCCCTGGCGCAATTTCGCCACCGAATGGCTGGTAGCCACCAGTCTCATCATCCTCTACATTCTGGGCAGCTATCTCCTGTCCAACCTGGTTGCCGCCAATGCCCCCATTCATGTCGTGGTGCCTCAACTCGTGATCTCGATTTTCGCCTACCCCCTCATCGGACGCCTGGTTGCCGTTCTTGACCGCCTGCGCCTGACCGCGGTGCGGATCACCCGATGA
- the mreC gene encoding rod shape-determining protein MreC translates to MVIGLVLIVISAVNPSSFQSLRAIAADATDPAAEATAKGRSFGDNVLNSVTGFFKMGSRHAKLEKELAIAKSRLVEAEAIEAENARLKDMLKLTRTRKDVVAVATLTASTPSSTRRFATLGVGRNKGLEKGMPVRSARGLIGRVLEVGQTSARVLLITDTESLVPIRRTKDGVAGFAQGQGDGTLRVRLVNLGINPLKKGDVIVSSGAGGLYRPGTPMAVLTEILRDGAIARVISNPTDADYVLVERAWAPEAPPVEAPAEKP, encoded by the coding sequence GTGGTCATCGGGCTTGTCCTGATCGTGATCTCGGCCGTCAATCCCAGCAGTTTCCAGAGCTTGCGCGCGATTGCCGCCGACGCGACCGACCCGGCCGCCGAAGCGACCGCAAAGGGGCGCAGCTTCGGCGACAACGTGCTGAACAGCGTTACCGGCTTCTTCAAGATGGGAAGCCGCCACGCGAAGCTCGAAAAGGAGCTCGCGATCGCGAAGTCGCGCCTGGTCGAGGCTGAAGCCATCGAGGCCGAGAACGCGCGCCTCAAGGACATGCTCAAGCTCACCCGCACGCGCAAGGACGTGGTTGCGGTCGCCACCCTGACCGCGTCGACGCCGTCGAGCACGCGCCGCTTTGCAACGCTGGGCGTGGGACGCAACAAGGGCCTGGAAAAGGGCATGCCGGTTCGCTCTGCGCGCGGGCTCATCGGCCGCGTCCTCGAAGTGGGCCAGACCAGCGCGCGGGTCCTCCTCATTACCGACACCGAGAGCCTGGTTCCGATCCGCCGCACCAAGGACGGCGTCGCCGGCTTCGCACAGGGCCAGGGTGATGGCACCTTGCGGGTTCGCCTCGTGAACCTGGGCATCAATCCGCTCAAGAAGGGCGATGTCATCGTCTCCTCGGGCGCTGGCGGCCTTTACCGCCCCGGCACGCCGATGGCGGTCCTCACCGAAATCCTGCGCGACGGCGCCATTGCCCGCGTGATCAGCAACCCGACCGATGCCGACTACGTGCTCGTCGAAAGGGCCTGGGCCCCGGAGGCACCGCCGGTCGAAGCCCCTGCGGAGAAGCCCTAG
- a CDS encoding rod shape-determining protein: MAGPFSRFFKLGSQDMAIDLGTANTLVYVQDRGIVLNEPSVVAIETMNGVKKVKAVGDDAKLMMGKTPDNIEAIRPLRDGVIADIEIAEEMIKHFIRKVHGKSNLFRYPKIVICVPSGSTSVERRAIRDAASNAGAREVFLILEPMAAAIGADMPVTEPVGSMVVDIGGGTTEVAVLSLRGLAYTTSVRVGGDKMDEAIVSYVRRHHNLLIGDATAERIKKDYGIAVMPEDGAGETIHIKGRDLVNGVPKEISITQANVAEALAEPIGAIIEGVRIALENTAPELAADIVDQGIVLTGGGALIRGLDDYLREETGLPVSVAEDPLSCVALGTGRAMEDSVYQGVLMSA, from the coding sequence ATGGCTGGCCCCTTCTCGCGATTCTTCAAACTCGGCTCTCAGGACATGGCGATCGACCTGGGTACCGCGAACACGCTCGTTTACGTGCAGGACCGCGGCATCGTTCTGAACGAGCCCTCGGTCGTCGCGATCGAGACCATGAACGGCGTGAAGAAGGTGAAGGCGGTCGGCGACGACGCCAAGCTGATGATGGGCAAGACGCCCGACAACATCGAGGCCATCCGCCCGCTTCGTGACGGCGTCATCGCGGACATCGAGATCGCCGAAGAGATGATCAAGCACTTCATCCGCAAGGTGCACGGCAAGTCCAATCTCTTCCGCTACCCCAAGATCGTGATCTGCGTGCCCTCGGGCTCGACCTCGGTCGAGCGCCGCGCCATCCGCGACGCCGCCAGCAACGCCGGCGCGCGCGAAGTCTTCCTGATCCTGGAGCCGATGGCTGCGGCAATCGGCGCCGACATGCCTGTCACCGAACCGGTCGGTTCGATGGTCGTCGACATCGGCGGCGGCACCACCGAGGTCGCCGTGCTTTCGCTGCGCGGCCTTGCCTACACCACCTCGGTGCGGGTGGGCGGCGACAAGATGGACGAGGCGATCGTCTCCTACGTGCGCCGCCACCACAACCTCCTCATCGGAGATGCCACGGCAGAGCGCATCAAGAAGGACTACGGCATTGCCGTCATGCCCGAAGATGGCGCAGGTGAGACGATCCACATCAAGGGCCGCGACCTCGTGAACGGCGTGCCCAAGGAGATCTCGATCACGCAGGCCAATGTCGCCGAAGCGCTGGCCGAGCCCATCGGGGCGATCATCGAAGGCGTGCGCATCGCGCTGGAAAACACCGCGCCCGAACTCGCCGCCGACATTGTCGACCAGGGCATCGTCCTGACCGGCGGCGGCGCGCTCATTCGCGGCCTCGACGACTATCTGCGCGAGGAAACCGGCCTTCCCGTCAGCGTCGCCGAAGATCCGTTGTCCTGCGTCGCGCTCGGCACCGGCCGTGCGATGGAAGATTCCGTGTACCAGGGCGTGCTGATGTCCGCCTGA
- the mutL gene encoding DNA mismatch repair endonuclease MutL: MPTIRRLPEHLVNRIAAGEVVERPASALKELVENAVDAGATQITVRIASGGLDLIEVTDDGCGMRPDEMALALERHATSKLPDEHIEMVSTLGFRGEALPSIGSVARLTIESRPRGADEGWKRVTDHGVVSEDGPAALPPGTRIRVEDLFGKVPARRKFLRTPRSEYAACQDVVRRLAMARPDIGFVLEHDGRRVIAVQPDEELASRVARLVARELAEDGVLIDSERGNAHLTGVAGLPTYNRGVADHQYLFVNGRPVKDRLLTGAVRGAYADMLARDRHAVLALFLSIPPEEVDVNVHPAKTEVRFRDPAFIRGFLVGALRHALEAAGQKSAQPPSANAMGNWQVEPAAPARSAEPAPSIGSLFAREYAPQRTSFPSGGGSGRVAEGAAAWRAYEADVMAQPSGRAEALSEEPDAAEEEALRYPLGVARGQISNTYIVAEAEDGLVIVDQHAAHERLVLERLKAAGAEEAMNHSQALLLPEVVELEEVACDALEEKLEDLARFGLVLERFGPGAMLVRAIPSVLRKSSAEALVRDVADDLAKNGDALLLGERLDLVLATMACHGSVRAGRTLSVAEMNALLREMEHTPRSGQCNHGRPTWVKLAHADIEKLFGRK; the protein is encoded by the coding sequence ATGCCCACGATTCGCCGTTTGCCCGAACATCTCGTCAACCGCATCGCTGCCGGTGAGGTTGTCGAGCGCCCGGCCTCGGCGCTCAAGGAGCTGGTGGAAAACGCGGTGGACGCGGGCGCCACGCAGATCACCGTGCGCATCGCCTCGGGTGGCTTGGACCTCATCGAGGTCACCGACGATGGCTGCGGCATGCGCCCCGACGAAATGGCCCTCGCGCTCGAGCGTCACGCAACCTCGAAACTTCCCGACGAACATATCGAGATGGTCTCGACATTGGGCTTCCGCGGCGAGGCGCTGCCTTCGATCGGCTCGGTTGCGCGCCTCACGATCGAGAGCCGCCCGCGCGGCGCGGACGAGGGCTGGAAGCGGGTGACCGACCATGGCGTGGTGAGCGAGGATGGTCCGGCGGCCCTGCCGCCCGGAACCCGCATCCGGGTCGAGGACCTGTTCGGCAAGGTGCCCGCGCGCCGCAAGTTCCTGCGCACGCCGCGCTCCGAATACGCCGCGTGCCAGGACGTGGTGCGCCGTCTTGCGATGGCCCGGCCGGACATCGGTTTCGTCCTCGAACACGACGGGCGCCGCGTCATCGCGGTCCAACCCGATGAAGAACTGGCTTCACGTGTCGCTCGACTTGTGGCGCGCGAACTCGCCGAGGATGGCGTCCTCATCGATTCCGAGCGGGGCAACGCCCACCTGACGGGCGTTGCAGGCTTGCCGACCTACAACCGCGGTGTCGCCGATCACCAGTACCTTTTCGTCAACGGCCGTCCGGTCAAGGATCGCCTCCTGACAGGTGCCGTGCGCGGGGCTTATGCCGACATGCTGGCGCGTGATCGGCATGCGGTGCTCGCCCTTTTCCTCTCGATCCCGCCCGAAGAGGTCGACGTCAACGTCCATCCGGCGAAGACCGAAGTTCGCTTCCGGGACCCGGCCTTCATCCGCGGTTTCCTGGTCGGCGCGCTGCGTCACGCGCTGGAAGCGGCCGGACAGAAAAGCGCGCAGCCACCCTCGGCGAACGCCATGGGCAACTGGCAGGTCGAGCCCGCAGCGCCAGCTCGCAGCGCAGAGCCCGCGCCCTCGATCGGCTCGCTCTTTGCACGCGAATACGCTCCCCAGCGCACCTCCTTCCCGAGTGGCGGCGGGTCAGGGCGCGTGGCCGAAGGCGCCGCCGCCTGGCGTGCCTACGAGGCCGACGTCATGGCGCAGCCTTCGGGCCGGGCCGAAGCTCTTTCCGAAGAGCCCGACGCGGCGGAGGAAGAGGCGCTGCGCTATCCCCTGGGTGTGGCGCGCGGCCAGATTTCGAACACCTACATCGTGGCCGAGGCCGAAGATGGCCTCGTCATCGTGGACCAGCACGCCGCGCACGAACGCCTGGTGCTCGAACGCCTCAAAGCGGCGGGCGCGGAAGAGGCGATGAACCACAGCCAGGCGCTCCTCCTTCCCGAGGTGGTCGAACTGGAGGAAGTCGCGTGCGATGCGCTGGAGGAGAAACTGGAGGATCTCGCGCGCTTCGGCCTCGTGCTTGAACGCTTCGGGCCCGGCGCGATGCTGGTGCGTGCAATCCCCTCTGTCCTGCGCAAGTCGAGCGCGGAGGCGCTGGTGCGCGATGTGGCCGACGATCTGGCCAAGAACGGCGATGCCTTGCTCCTGGGCGAGCGGCTCGATCTCGTGCTGGCGACGATGGCCTGCCATGGCTCGGTCCGGGCCGGTCGCACGCTTTCGGTGGCCGAGATGAACGCGCTGCTGCGTGAAATGGAGCACACGCCGCGCTCGGGGCAATGCAACCATGGACGCCCTACGTGGGTTAAGCTGGCTCACGCAGATATCGAGAAACTGTTCGGGCGAAAGTGA